Proteins encoded together in one Piliocolobus tephrosceles isolate RC106 chromosome 15, ASM277652v3, whole genome shotgun sequence window:
- the WDR54 gene encoding WD repeat-containing protein 54 isoform X1, with amino-acid sequence MYRRERSIPLRGSAAPLCNNLSVLQLSARKLTYFGVVHGPSAQLLSVAPEGVPLAQRQLHAKEGAGVSPPLMTQVHWCVLPFRVLLVLTSHRGIQMYESNRNTMVYWHALDSGDASPVQAVFARGIAASGHFIFVGTWSGRVLVFDIPVKGPNIILSEELAGHQTPITDIATEPAQGQDCVADMVTADDSGLLCVWQSGPEFTLLTRIPGFGVPCPSVKLWQGIIAAGYGNGQVRLYEAATGNLHVQINAHARAICALDLAPEVGKLLSAGEDTFVHIWKLSRSPESGYTEVEHCHGECVSDTQLCGARFCDSSGSSFAVTGYDLAEIRMFSSV; translated from the exons ATGTACCGCCGGGAGCGCTCCATTCCCCTTCGAGGCTCGGCCGCCCCCCTGTGCAACAACCTCAGTGTGCTGCAACTGTCGGCTCGCAAACTCACGTATTTTGGTGTGGTTCATGGACCAAGCGCCCAGCTTCTCAGCGTTGCTCCTGAGGGTGTGCCCTTGGCCCAGCGCCAGCTCCACGCTAAGGAGGGTGCTGGAGTGAGCCCCCCACTTATGACTCAG GTCCACTGGTGTGTCCTCCCCTTTCGAGTGCTGCTGGTACTCACCTCACATCGAGGAATACAG ATGTACGAGTCCAATCGCAACACCATGGTCTACTGGCATGCACTGGACTCTGGAGATGCCTCCCCAG TACAGGCTGTGTTTGCCCGGGGAATTGCTGCCAGTGGCCACTTCATCTTTGTGG GAACATGGTCAGGCCGGGTGCTGGTGTTTGACATCCCAGTCAAGGGTCCCAACATTATACTGAGCGAGGAGCTGGCTGGGCACCAGACACCAATCACAGACATTGCCACCGAGCCTGCCCAGGGACAG GATTGTGTGGCTGACATGGTGACGGCAGATGACTCAGGCTTGCTGTGTGTCTGGCAGTCAGGGCCAGAATTCACATTATTGACCCGCATTCCAGGATTTGG AGTCCCGTGCCCCTCTGTGAAGTTGTGGCAGGGGATCATAGCAGCAGGCTATGGGAACGGACAAGTGCGTCTGTATGAGGCCGCCACAGGAAATCTTCATGTCCAGATCAATGCCCATGCCCGGGCCATCTGCGCCCTGGACCTGGCTCCTGAGGTGGGCAAG CTACTCTCTGCAGGTGAGGACACCTTTGTGCATATCTGGAAGCTGAGCAGAAGCCCAGAGAGTGGCTACACTGAG GTGGAACACTGTCATGGTGAGTGTGTTTCTGACACCCAGCTGTGTGGTGCTCGATTTTGTGATTCCTCGGGCAGCTCCTTTGCCGTGACTGGCTATGACCTTGCGGAGATCCGGATGTTCAGCAGTGTGTGA
- the WDR54 gene encoding WD repeat-containing protein 54 isoform X2 yields the protein MYRRERSIPLRGSAAPLCNNLSVLQLSARKLTYFGVVHGPSAQLLSVAPEGVPLAQRQLHAKEGAGVSPPLMTQVHWCVLPFRVLLVLTSHRGIQMYESNRNTMVYWHALDSGDASPVQAVFARGIAASGHFIFVGTWSGRVLVFDIPVKGPNIILSEELAGHQTPITDIATEPAQGQDCVADMVTADDSGLLCVWQSGPEFTLLTRIPGFGVPCPSVKLWQGIIAAGYGNGQVRLYEAATGNLHVQINAHARAICALDLAPELLSAGEDTFVHIWKLSRSPESGYTEVEHCHGECVSDTQLCGARFCDSSGSSFAVTGYDLAEIRMFSSV from the exons ATGTACCGCCGGGAGCGCTCCATTCCCCTTCGAGGCTCGGCCGCCCCCCTGTGCAACAACCTCAGTGTGCTGCAACTGTCGGCTCGCAAACTCACGTATTTTGGTGTGGTTCATGGACCAAGCGCCCAGCTTCTCAGCGTTGCTCCTGAGGGTGTGCCCTTGGCCCAGCGCCAGCTCCACGCTAAGGAGGGTGCTGGAGTGAGCCCCCCACTTATGACTCAG GTCCACTGGTGTGTCCTCCCCTTTCGAGTGCTGCTGGTACTCACCTCACATCGAGGAATACAG ATGTACGAGTCCAATCGCAACACCATGGTCTACTGGCATGCACTGGACTCTGGAGATGCCTCCCCAG TACAGGCTGTGTTTGCCCGGGGAATTGCTGCCAGTGGCCACTTCATCTTTGTGG GAACATGGTCAGGCCGGGTGCTGGTGTTTGACATCCCAGTCAAGGGTCCCAACATTATACTGAGCGAGGAGCTGGCTGGGCACCAGACACCAATCACAGACATTGCCACCGAGCCTGCCCAGGGACAG GATTGTGTGGCTGACATGGTGACGGCAGATGACTCAGGCTTGCTGTGTGTCTGGCAGTCAGGGCCAGAATTCACATTATTGACCCGCATTCCAGGATTTGG AGTCCCGTGCCCCTCTGTGAAGTTGTGGCAGGGGATCATAGCAGCAGGCTATGGGAACGGACAAGTGCGTCTGTATGAGGCCGCCACAGGAAATCTTCATGTCCAGATCAATGCCCATGCCCGGGCCATCTGCGCCCTGGACCTGGCTCCTGAG CTACTCTCTGCAGGTGAGGACACCTTTGTGCATATCTGGAAGCTGAGCAGAAGCCCAGAGAGTGGCTACACTGAG GTGGAACACTGTCATGGTGAGTGTGTTTCTGACACCCAGCTGTGTGGTGCTCGATTTTGTGATTCCTCGGGCAGCTCCTTTGCCGTGACTGGCTATGACCTTGCGGAGATCCGGATGTTCAGCAGTGTGTGA
- the RTKN gene encoding rhotekin, which yields MFSRNHRSRVTVARGSALEMEFKRGRFRLSLFSDPPEDTELQRKLDHEIRMREGACKLLAACSQREQALEATKSLLVCNSRILSYMGELQRRKEAQVLGKTGRRPSDSGPPAERSPCRGRVCISDLRIPLMWKDTEYFKNKGDLHRWAVFLLLQLGEHIQDTEMILVDRTLTDISFQSNVLFAEAGPDFELRLELYGACVEEEGALTGAPKRLATKLSSSLGRSSGRRVRASLDSAGGSGSSPILLPTPAVGGPRYHLLAHTTLTLAAVQDGFRTHDLTLASHEENPAWLPLYGSVCCRLAAQPLCMTQPTASGTLRVQQAGEMQNWAQVHGVLKGTNLFCYRRPEDADTGEEPLLTIAINKETRVRAGELDQALGRPFTLSISNQYGDDEVTHALQTESREALQSWMEALWQLFFDMSQWKQCCDEIMKIETPASRKPLQALAKQGSLYHEMAIEPLDDIAAVTDILTQREGARLETPPPWLAMFTDQPTLPNPCSPASVAPAPAWTHPLPWGRPRTFSLDAVPPDHSPRARSVAPLPPQRSPRTRGLCSKGQPRTWLQSPV from the exons ATGTTCTCCCGAAACCACCGGAGCCGGGTCACCGTGGCCAGGGGCTCCGCCCTGGAGATGGAGTTCAAACGCGGCCGCTTCCGACTCAGCCTTTTCAGCGACCCGCCCGAG GACACGGAGTTGCAGAGGAAGCTAGACCATGAGATCCGGATGAGGGAAGGGGCCTGTAAGCTGCTGGCAGCCTGCTCCCAGCGAGAGCAGGCTCTGGAGGCCACCAAGAGCCTGCTAGTGTGCAACAGCCGCATCCTCAGCTACATGGGCGAGCTGCAGCGGCGCAAGGAGGCGCAGGTGCTGGGGAAGACAGGCCGGCG GCCTTCTGACAGTGGCCCGCCCGCTGAGCGCTCCCCCTGCCGCGGCCGGGTCTGCATCTCCG ACCTCCGGATTCCACTCATGTGGAAGGACACAGAATATTTCAAGAACAAAGGTG ACTTGCACCGCTGGGCTGTGTTCCTGCTACTGCAGCTGGGGGAACACATCCAGGACACAGAGATGATCCTGGTGGACAGGACCCTTACAGACATCTCCTTTCAGAGCAATGTGCTCTT CGCTGAGGCGGGGCCAGACTTTGAACTTCGGTTAGAGCTGTATGGGGCGTGTGTGGAAGAAGAGGGGGCCCTGACTGGCGCCCCCAAGAGGCTTGCCACCAAACTCAGCAGCTCCCTGGGCCGCTCCTCAGGGAGGCGTGTCCGGGCATCGCTGGACAGTGCTGGGGGTTCAGGGAGCAGTCCCATCTTGCTTCCCACCCCAGCTGTTGG TGGTCCTCGTTACCACCTCTTGGCTCACACCACACTCACCCTGGCAGCAGTGCAAGATGGATTCCGCACACATGACCTCACCCTTGCCAGTCATG aggAGAACCCTGCCTGGCTACCCCTTTATGGTAGCGTGTGTTGCCGTCTGGCAGCTCAGCCTCTCTGCATGACTCAGCCTACTGCAAGTGGTACCCTCAGGGTGCAG CAAGCTGGGGAGATGCAGAACTGGGCACAAGTGCATGGAGTTCTGAAAGGCACAAACCTCTTCTGTTACCGGCGACCTGAGGATGCAGACACTGGGGAAGAGCCGCTGCTTACTATTGCCATCAACAAG GAGACTCGAGTCCGGGCAGGGGAGCTGGACCAGGCTCTAGGACGGCCCTTCACGCTAAGCATCAGTAACCAGTATGGGGATGATGAGGTGACACACGCCCTTCAGACAGAAAGTCGGGAAGCCCTGCAGAGCTGGATGGAGGCTCTGTGGCAGCTTTTCTTTGACATGA GCCAGTGGAAGCAGTGTTGTGACGAAATCATGAAAATTGAAACTCCTGCTTCCCGGAAACCACTCCAAGCACTGGCAAAGCAGGGGTCCTTATACCATGAGATGG CTATTGAGCCGCTGGATGACATCGCAGCGGTGACAGACATCCTGACCCAGCGGGAGGGCGCAAGGCTGGAGACACCCCCACCCTGGCTGGCAATGTTTACAGACCAGCCTACCCTGCCTAACCCTTGCTCGCCTGCCTCAgtggccccagccccagcctggacCCACCCTCTGCCCTGGGGGAGACCCCGAACCTTTTCCCTGGATGCTGTCCCCCCAGACCACTCCCCGAGGGCTCGCTCGGTTGcccccctcccacctcagcgaTCCCCACGGACCAGAGGCCTCTGCAGTAAAGGCCAACCTCGCACTTGGCTCCAGTCACCAGTGTGA
- the WDR54 gene encoding WD repeat-containing protein 54 isoform X3, protein MYRRERSIPLRGSAAPLCNNLSVLQLSARKLTYFGVVHGPSAQLLSVAPEGVPLAQRQLHAKEGAGVSPPLMTQVHWCVLPFRVLLVLTSHRGIQMYESNRNTMVYWHALDSGDASPGTWSGRVLVFDIPVKGPNIILSEELAGHQTPITDIATEPAQGQDCVADMVTADDSGLLCVWQSGPEFTLLTRIPGFGVPCPSVKLWQGIIAAGYGNGQVRLYEAATGNLHVQINAHARAICALDLAPEVGKLLSAGEDTFVHIWKLSRSPESGYTEVEHCHGECVSDTQLCGARFCDSSGSSFAVTGYDLAEIRMFSSV, encoded by the exons ATGTACCGCCGGGAGCGCTCCATTCCCCTTCGAGGCTCGGCCGCCCCCCTGTGCAACAACCTCAGTGTGCTGCAACTGTCGGCTCGCAAACTCACGTATTTTGGTGTGGTTCATGGACCAAGCGCCCAGCTTCTCAGCGTTGCTCCTGAGGGTGTGCCCTTGGCCCAGCGCCAGCTCCACGCTAAGGAGGGTGCTGGAGTGAGCCCCCCACTTATGACTCAG GTCCACTGGTGTGTCCTCCCCTTTCGAGTGCTGCTGGTACTCACCTCACATCGAGGAATACAG ATGTACGAGTCCAATCGCAACACCATGGTCTACTGGCATGCACTGGACTCTGGAGATGCCTCCCCAG GAACATGGTCAGGCCGGGTGCTGGTGTTTGACATCCCAGTCAAGGGTCCCAACATTATACTGAGCGAGGAGCTGGCTGGGCACCAGACACCAATCACAGACATTGCCACCGAGCCTGCCCAGGGACAG GATTGTGTGGCTGACATGGTGACGGCAGATGACTCAGGCTTGCTGTGTGTCTGGCAGTCAGGGCCAGAATTCACATTATTGACCCGCATTCCAGGATTTGG AGTCCCGTGCCCCTCTGTGAAGTTGTGGCAGGGGATCATAGCAGCAGGCTATGGGAACGGACAAGTGCGTCTGTATGAGGCCGCCACAGGAAATCTTCATGTCCAGATCAATGCCCATGCCCGGGCCATCTGCGCCCTGGACCTGGCTCCTGAGGTGGGCAAG CTACTCTCTGCAGGTGAGGACACCTTTGTGCATATCTGGAAGCTGAGCAGAAGCCCAGAGAGTGGCTACACTGAG GTGGAACACTGTCATGGTGAGTGTGTTTCTGACACCCAGCTGTGTGGTGCTCGATTTTGTGATTCCTCGGGCAGCTCCTTTGCCGTGACTGGCTATGACCTTGCGGAGATCCGGATGTTCAGCAGTGTGTGA
- the C15H2orf81 gene encoding uncharacterized protein C2orf81 homolog: MAHEGSRQERQVRDRAVTRSKTEKVRPPTVPVPQVDIVPGRLNEAEWMALTALEEGEDVVGDILADLLARVMDSAFKVYVTQQCIPFTISQAREAMLQITEWRFLARDEGESAVAEDPTWGEDEEPSACTTDSWAQGSVPVLHAPTSEGLENFQGEVHSSGTSPVSSAPTPALLFPTSHCPSAFPQDPGGVDQIPLGRSWMGRGSQEQMESWEPSPELKVTSAPPPTSELFQEAGPGGPVEEADGQCRGLSSAGSLSASFQLSVEEVPAEDADPSLERYLVASSQALTERGQPLGFHLSLEDLYCCMPQLDTAGDRLELRSEGVPGIASGVWESCPSVGGATRPSASSQQQLDGSSAVRLSAQDHRMRRKAAVKRLDPARLPCHWVCPVAEVLVPDFQTRPLEAYRGRQRGEKTKARAELQAFGPSTCVSPAAFFPLRPGVQSALDSGPALHFPTLNLGLSSPSFRSKLPLPDSRIRFLTTHPVLPDAARSLSPKLWPSARWPSGWEGEAELLGELWAGRTRVPPQGLELADREGQDPGRWPRTTPRVLEATSQVMWKPLLLPEALKLAPGVSMWNRSTQVLFSSGVPEQEDKEGSTFPPVEQHPIQTGAPKPQVTIAQLMKNSTPKVWSHSSKPAASL; the protein is encoded by the exons ATGGCGCACGAAGGCTCG aggcaggagaggcaggtcCGAGACCGCGCGGTGACCCGGTCCAAGACGGAAAAAGTGCGGCCGCCCACTGTGCCAGTGCCGCAGGTGGATATTGTGCCTGGGCGGCTCAATGAGGCCGAGTGGATGGCGCTTACCGCCCTCGAGGAGGGCGAGGACGTGGTAGGGGACATCTTGGCCGACTTGCTGGCTCGAGTCATGGACTCTGCTTTCAAAGTCTACGTGACTCAGCAG TGTATTCCATTCACCATCAGCCAGGCCCGGGAGGCCATGCTGCAGATCACGGAGTGGCGCTTCCTGGCCCGGGACGAGGGAGAATCTGCAGTGGCTGAGGACCCCACGTGGGGTGAGGACGAGGAACCTTCGGCATGCACgacagactcctgggctcagggttCAGTGCCCGTGCTGCACGCGCCCACCTCGGAGGGCCTGGAGAACTTCCAAGGCGAAGTACACTCCTCAGGAACCTCTCCGGTCTCCTCTGCCCCTACTCCTGCTCTCCTCTTTCCGACATCTCACTGTCCGAGTGCATTTCCCCAGGACCCTGGGGGCGTGGACCAGATCCCTTTAGGAAGGTCGTGGATGGGTCGAGGCTCCCAGGAGCAGATGGAATCTTGGGAGCCTTCTCCGGAGCTGAAAGTCACCTCGGCCCCTCCTCCTACGTCAGAGCTGTTTCAGGAGGCAGGGCCAGGAGGTCCTGTAGAGGAAGCGGACGGCCAGTGTAGAGGCCTCTCCTCGGCCGGGTCCTTGAGCGCGAGCTTCCAACTGTCGGTGGAGGAGGTGCCTGCGGAGGATGCCGACCCTTCTCTGGAGCGGTACCTGGTGGCCAGCTCCCAGGCCTTAACCGAGAGAGGACAGCCCCTGGGTTTCCATTTGTCATTGGAGGACCTCTACTGTTGCATGCCCCAACTGGACACGGCTGGGGATCGGCTGGAACTCAGGTCGGAGGGGGTGCCCGGCATCGCCTCGGGCGTGTGGGAGTCCTGCCCCTCTGTGGGCGGCGCCACCCGCCCCTCCGCGTCCTCCCAGCAGCAGCTGGACGGATCCTCAGCTGTGCGGCTGAGCGCCCAGGACCACAGGATGCGCCGCAAGGCGGCCGTGAAGCGCCTGGACCCTGCGCGGCTCCCGTGCCACTGGGTGTGCCCTGTGGCTGAGGTCCTGGTCCCAGACTTTCAAACACGCCCCTTGGAAGCCTACCGAGGACGCCAGCGGGGCGAGAAGACCAAGGCCCGGGCCGAACTCCAAGCCTTCGGCCCCAGCACCTGTGTCTCCCCGGCAGCGTTCTTCCCTCTCCGGCCAGGCGTTCAAAGTGCCTTGGACTCGGGCCCCGCACTCCACTTCCCCACTTTAAATTTAGGCCTATCGTCGCCATCCTTCAGGTCAAAGCTGCCACTCCCCGACTCCAGGATCCGCTTCCTCACCACACACCCAGTGCTCCCTGATGCGGCCCGCAGCCTTAGCCCCAAGCTGTGGCCCAGTGCCAGGTGGCCCAGCGGTTGGGAGGGGGAGGCCGAGTTGCTGGGCGAGCTGTGGGCTGGCCGGACCCGTGTGCCTCCACAGGGTCTGGAGCTGGCAGACAGGGAGGGCCAGGATCCTGGCAGGTGGCCTCGAACCACACCCCGGGTTCTTGAAGCCACTTCCCAGGTGATGTGGAAGCCGCTGTTGCTGCCAGAAGCCCTGAAGCTGGCCCCTGGTGTGAGCATGTGGAACCGGAGTACCCAGGTGTTGTTCAGCTCTGGTGTGCCTGAACAAGAGGACAAAGAAGGTAGCACCTTTCCTCCCGTTGAGCAACACCCCATCCAGACAGGTGCCCCAAAGCCCCAGGTGACCATAGCACAGCTAATGAAGAACTCAACCCCCAAAGTGTGGTCACACTCCTCTAAGCCCGCTGCCTCACTCTGA